Proteins encoded by one window of Methanobacterium formicicum:
- a CDS encoding nucleotidyltransferase family protein: MSSRETLVKEIIARDRKQFLEDVRLRPPYKESESKVSESDPSDTKILADFTEYNPLHKGHLHCLMEAKKKVPEGIFVAVVPGLFERSGRGLPYIMTRQARAEAAIAVGADIVVEGPPMGIMGSGQYSLCLAKTFQALDADYIPRGYKRDPEFEILLEKIGKGRGIAPKPYRMVDMENGEVLLKGRLNEDNYVIVSLSKSLTKIGFNFQDRFIFIPRLEGISGTIIREAVVSGVLESAEEMLPTPTINILKVEMEKGRAPLHQLRDEETILHVANNATVPDLKSFSLVDERTIENIIDKRPFNTVNEIKNCIARGFSRHHTQRVLSSLEARVDKDTMHRYIENYPPTIRILNYKNKEVLREFKKRLSHRRLEICQ; this comes from the coding sequence ATGTCTTCTAGAGAAACTTTAGTTAAAGAAATTATTGCCAGAGATAGGAAACAGTTTCTGGAAGATGTGAGGTTACGCCCTCCATATAAAGAGTCTGAATCTAAAGTTTCTGAATCAGATCCATCAGACACTAAAATTTTAGCCGATTTCACAGAATACAATCCCTTGCATAAGGGTCATCTGCACTGCCTTATGGAGGCCAAAAAAAAGGTTCCAGAGGGAATATTCGTGGCAGTAGTCCCTGGACTATTCGAACGCAGTGGAAGAGGATTACCCTACATCATGACCAGACAGGCACGTGCAGAAGCAGCAATTGCGGTTGGTGCGGATATTGTGGTTGAAGGCCCACCCATGGGTATAATGGGATCAGGACAGTACTCCCTCTGCCTGGCCAAGACATTCCAGGCCCTGGACGCGGATTACATCCCCCGCGGATACAAGAGAGATCCCGAATTTGAAATTTTACTGGAGAAAATAGGTAAAGGAAGAGGCATTGCCCCTAAACCCTACCGCATGGTGGACATGGAAAACGGAGAAGTCTTATTAAAAGGACGGCTCAATGAGGATAACTACGTAATTGTATCTCTATCAAAATCTTTAACTAAAATTGGCTTCAATTTCCAGGATAGATTCATATTTATACCACGTCTGGAAGGTATAAGTGGTACAATAATCCGGGAAGCAGTTGTTTCGGGAGTGTTGGAGTCAGCAGAGGAAATGTTACCTACCCCAACCATTAATATCCTAAAAGTAGAGATGGAAAAAGGCAGAGCACCACTGCACCAGCTTAGGGATGAAGAAACCATCCTGCATGTAGCTAACAATGCCACAGTTCCTGATCTCAAATCCTTCAGCCTAGTCGATGAGCGTACCATTGAAAACATAATTGACAAAAGACCATTTAATACAGTAAACGAAATAAAAAATTGTATTGCACGTGGTTTCAGTAGACACCACACACAAAGGGTCTTATCATCATTAGAGGCACGTGTTGATAAGGATACAATGCACAGATATATTGAGAATTACCCCCCAACCATACGCATATTAAACTATAAAAATAAAGAAGTGCTAAGAGAATTTAAAAAGAGATTATCACATAGGAGGCTAGAGATATGCCAGTGA